In Allocoprobacillus halotolerans, a genomic segment contains:
- a CDS encoding DDE-type integrase/transposase/recombinase: MNTITHILNNLNSFSKSNFKFSKYIDFFQLIKSIPHSVEYHLNSSDFIYHLEQVTIHLDWMIDFFDKHINPTLKKEFKKLKKSNKNDHTIPYADFKIDEPPVFKKEAPVQLSFEDILRNALKDGRPIKPVNRRNNNFDFKGVCPFCGAPHEYIYDNNGRGQFMCKVCCQTFSLKISLSGETGIFCPHCGKKLDMKHDRQGYLVFVCPSMKCPYYIKNKKLVDEGKGEHLLTSSNQYRLRYHYRDFKFNLDSLKKAEENITTPVNLSRIHFDHRILGLALTYYVNYGLSSRKTALIIREVHGFKISHQTVINYATTVSRLVKPLVDRYPYRLGSILSGDETYIKIRGKNHYVFFWSDPKTKIITSYTIYPVRDTKCACTSIYECLSHYSEIPDDMTLITDGNPIYNAAQVFFEINGIKFDLHQVIGVKNLDEESQKYRPFKQIEERLNRTYKQNYQGTNGYDRLECANSYMVLFVCFFNFLRRHSALNYKTPVDDGLFKKDMLMPDRWLQLIEYSSQYHAA; encoded by the coding sequence ATGAATACTATAACACATATCTTAAATAATTTAAATTCTTTTTCTAAATCTAACTTTAAGTTTTCCAAATATATTGATTTCTTTCAGTTGATAAAGTCTATCCCTCATTCTGTTGAGTATCATCTTAATTCCTCTGATTTTATTTATCACCTTGAGCAGGTGACAATCCATCTCGACTGGATGATTGATTTCTTTGATAAACACATCAATCCCACTCTTAAAAAAGAGTTTAAGAAATTAAAGAAATCCAATAAGAATGATCATACCATTCCTTATGCCGACTTTAAAATTGACGAGCCTCCTGTCTTCAAAAAGGAAGCACCTGTTCAGCTGAGTTTTGAAGATATTCTTAGAAATGCATTAAAGGATGGTCGTCCTATCAAGCCTGTCAACAGAAGAAACAATAATTTTGACTTTAAGGGTGTCTGCCCTTTTTGTGGTGCTCCTCATGAATATATCTATGACAACAATGGTCGCGGTCAGTTCATGTGCAAGGTATGCTGCCAGACATTCTCCCTGAAGATCTCTCTTTCCGGTGAAACGGGCATCTTCTGTCCTCATTGTGGCAAAAAGCTTGATATGAAGCACGACCGCCAGGGATATCTTGTTTTTGTATGCCCAAGCATGAAATGCCCCTATTACATCAAAAACAAAAAGCTTGTCGATGAAGGAAAGGGAGAACACCTTCTGACTTCAAGCAATCAGTACAGGCTTCGCTATCACTATCGTGACTTCAAGTTCAATCTTGACAGTCTTAAAAAGGCTGAAGAAAACATCACAACTCCTGTCAATCTTTCAAGAATTCATTTTGATCACAGAATCCTTGGATTGGCATTGACCTATTACGTCAACTATGGTCTTTCTTCAAGAAAGACTGCACTGATCATCAGGGAAGTCCATGGCTTTAAAATATCACACCAGACAGTCATCAACTATGCGACAACTGTATCACGTCTAGTCAAGCCTCTTGTTGACAGGTATCCATACAGGCTTGGCTCCATATTGTCCGGCGATGAAACCTATATTAAGATAAGAGGCAAGAATCATTACGTGTTCTTCTGGTCTGATCCCAAGACAAAGATCATCACTTCTTACACAATTTATCCCGTAAGAGATACAAAATGTGCCTGTACATCTATTTATGAGTGTCTAAGTCATTACAGTGAAATCCCAGATGACATGACTCTTATAACAGATGGGAATCCAATCTATAATGCAGCACAGGTTTTCTTTGAAATCAATGGAATCAAGTTTGACCTGCATCAGGTCATCGGTGTAAAGAATCTTGATGAGGAATCACAGAAATACAGACCTTTCAAGCAGATTGAGGAGCGCCTCAACAGGACATACAAGCAAAACTATCAGGGAACAAATGGCTATGACAGGCTTGAATGTGCAAATAGTTATATGGTCCTGTTTGTATGCTTCTTCAATTTCTTAAGAAGGCATTCAGCACTGAACTATAAGACGCCTGTTGATGACGGTCTGTTCAAAAAGGATATGCTTATGCCTGACAGATGGCTGCAACTTATCGAGTACAGCTCACAATATCACGCAGCATAG
- a CDS encoding ChbG/HpnK family deacetylase — MKLLVQADDYGISKAVSLGIIHGIKNGMIRNTGLFANMEWTKECVEYIKPYLDQIDFGIDLNITTGKPLLPKEKIPSLVKENGEFFTSWEMRELQKHESTLFKIEVYAEFETQILKFIELVGKKPDYIHSHAFTNESILEVQRQLSKKYDIPFASDVWKKTFGCQVTEYRIPWYLKPANLENQMNSSLSSYILTHADDLLKNEYNLLVGHMGYVDRELVDLSSYHLYRLNDLEGACNPEVLEWIHKNNVQLIRYKDII; from the coding sequence ATGAAATTATTAGTACAAGCAGATGATTATGGTATATCAAAAGCAGTAAGTTTAGGAATTATACATGGAATAAAAAATGGTATGATTCGTAACACAGGATTATTTGCTAATATGGAATGGACTAAAGAATGTGTTGAATACATTAAACCTTATTTAGATCAAATTGATTTTGGGATTGATTTAAATATAACAACAGGGAAACCATTATTACCTAAAGAAAAAATTCCATCTTTAGTCAAAGAAAATGGAGAATTTTTTACAAGTTGGGAAATGAGAGAGTTACAAAAACATGAAAGCACACTTTTCAAAATAGAAGTTTATGCTGAATTTGAAACACAAATATTAAAATTTATAGAATTAGTTGGAAAGAAACCAGATTATATTCACTCTCATGCCTTTACTAACGAAAGCATATTAGAAGTGCAAAGACAGTTAAGTAAAAAATATGATATTCCTTTTGCATCAGATGTTTGGAAGAAAACATTTGGGTGTCAAGTGACAGAATATAGGATACCATGGTATTTAAAACCGGCGAATTTAGAAAATCAAATGAATTCATCACTCTCTAGCTATATTCTAACGCATGCAGATGATTTATTAAAAAATGAATATAATTTACTTGTGGGCCATATGGGATATGTCGATAGAGAATTGGTGGATTTATCTAGTTATCATCTTTATCGTTTAAATGATTTAGAAGGTGCATGTAATCCAGAAGTATTAGAATGGATTCATAAAAATAATGTTCAGTTAATTCGATATAAAGATATTATATAA
- a CDS encoding 6-phospho-beta-glucosidase yields the protein MAFCKNFLWGGALAANQCEGGYNEGGRGLSNCDVLPYGKNRYDIIKGKVARLNPIPEEYYPAQKAIDFYHHYKEDIALFGEMGFKTLRISIAWSRIFPNGDDLEPNEEGLLFYENIFKECRKYNIEPLVTITHYDIPMNLVTKYGGWKNRQLIDFYKKLVKVLFKRYIGMVKYWLTFNEINIMVSACFMAAGLIFDEDENQYKSIYDAVHHVLVASAWAVKIGHEIDSENQIGCMLNAGLFYPATCNPLDVQAAQEENRKHYMFTDVQVRGEYPQYMKMDFERNHYTIPFCDNDEDILKENVVDYVSFSYYSTRVAKANSEGQFDSNLLKSAPNPYLKMEPWGRFIDPLGLRITMNEIYDRYQKPLFVAENGLGATDEPDENGYVEDDYRIEYLRDHIKVLKDAVEIDGLPVLGYTCWGPIDLVSVATGQMSKRYGFIYVDLDDEGQGTLKRTKKKSFEWYKKVIATNGKSLEY from the coding sequence ATGGCGTTTTGTAAAAATTTTTTATGGGGTGGAGCATTGGCAGCTAATCAATGTGAAGGTGGTTATAACGAAGGTGGTAGAGGCTTATCTAACTGTGATGTTTTACCTTATGGAAAGAATAGATATGATATTATTAAAGGAAAAGTTGCTAGACTCAATCCCATTCCTGAAGAATACTATCCTGCTCAAAAAGCAATTGATTTTTATCATCATTATAAAGAAGACATAGCACTTTTTGGTGAAATGGGATTTAAAACATTAAGAATTTCAATAGCTTGGAGTCGCATCTTTCCAAATGGTGATGATTTAGAGCCTAATGAAGAAGGATTATTATTCTATGAAAATATTTTTAAAGAATGTAGAAAATACAACATTGAACCATTGGTAACCATAACACATTATGATATTCCTATGAATTTAGTAACAAAATATGGTGGTTGGAAAAATCGTCAATTGATAGATTTTTATAAAAAATTAGTTAAAGTTCTTTTTAAGCGTTACATAGGGATGGTGAAATATTGGTTAACATTTAATGAAATCAATATTATGGTCAGTGCGTGTTTCATGGCTGCTGGACTTATCTTTGATGAAGATGAAAATCAATATAAGAGTATTTATGATGCTGTACATCATGTTTTAGTAGCGAGTGCATGGGCTGTAAAAATAGGACATGAGATTGATAGTGAAAATCAAATTGGGTGTATGTTAAATGCTGGATTATTTTATCCAGCAACATGCAATCCTTTAGATGTTCAAGCAGCACAAGAGGAAAATAGAAAACATTATATGTTTACAGATGTTCAGGTTAGAGGAGAATATCCTCAATATATGAAAATGGACTTTGAAAGAAATCATTATACAATTCCATTCTGTGATAATGATGAAGACATATTAAAAGAAAATGTAGTTGATTATGTATCGTTTTCATACTATTCAACAAGAGTTGCAAAAGCAAATAGTGAAGGACAATTTGATTCTAACCTCTTAAAATCTGCTCCTAATCCTTATTTAAAAATGGAACCATGGGGAAGATTTATTGATCCATTAGGATTAAGAATTACAATGAATGAAATTTATGATCGCTATCAAAAACCATTATTTGTAGCTGAAAATGGTTTGGGAGCAACGGATGAACCAGATGAAAATGGATATGTAGAAGATGATTATCGTATTGAATATTTAAGAGATCATATCAAAGTATTGAAAGATGCAGTTGAGATAGATGGATTACCTGTATTGGGATATACATGTTGGGGACCAATAGATTTGGTATCAGTAGCAACAGGACAAATGTCTAAGCGTTATGGATTCATTTATGTTGATCTTGATGATGAAGGGCAAGGAACTTTAAAACGTACAAAGAAAAAATCGTTTGAATGGTATAAAAAAGTTATTGCGACTAATGGTAAAAGTCTTGAATACTAG
- a CDS encoding ATP-binding protein — protein MERLRRKVDDFLEEWKQKDNRDPLIIKGARQIGKTEAIEHFARKHYKSVIEINFVLQKQYKTIFDDGFDVDTIIKNISLINPDFQFIEGETLFFFDEIQDCINCATSLKSFMLDKRYDVICSGSLMGINYREIESNSVGYKQDYDMYSLDFEEFLWAKGYKNEQIENFLLKMLKTEPLSQLEYDILLENFREYMVLGGMPRIVFTFVKQKNYSVTLQMQKQLLLDYEEDITKYAGGLDKGRILDVYRKIPAFLGNDNKRFKISKVRRNARNREYVGVVDWLSNAGIVNLCYCMETPSLPLGGNYNPDAYKIYFGDTGLLIGSLDDEVQEDLRYNKNFNTYKGAIYENVVADMLVKQGYKLYFYRNERNTLEIDFMIRDATSLIPVEVKANDQATASLNRLIKSNKYSDIHFGIKLANKNIGFNEQFYTFPYFLAFLLKRFLKERT, from the coding sequence ATGGAAAGACTAAGAAGAAAAGTTGATGATTTTCTAGAAGAATGGAAACAAAAGGATAATAGAGATCCTCTAATTATAAAAGGTGCTCGTCAAATTGGCAAAACTGAGGCCATTGAACATTTTGCAAGAAAACATTATAAATCAGTCATAGAGATTAATTTTGTTCTTCAAAAGCAGTATAAGACCATCTTTGATGATGGATTTGATGTTGATACTATCATAAAAAATATTTCCTTGATTAATCCTGATTTTCAATTTATCGAAGGAGAAACGTTATTTTTCTTTGATGAAATACAAGACTGTATCAATTGTGCAACAAGTTTAAAATCATTCATGCTTGATAAAAGATATGATGTTATCTGTTCAGGTTCACTGATGGGAATCAATTATAGAGAAATTGAATCAAACAGTGTTGGATATAAACAGGATTATGATATGTATTCTCTTGATTTTGAGGAGTTTTTATGGGCCAAAGGGTACAAAAATGAACAAATTGAAAATTTTTTACTAAAAATGTTAAAAACTGAGCCTTTATCACAATTGGAATATGATATTCTTTTAGAAAATTTTAGAGAATATATGGTTTTAGGAGGTATGCCTAGAATAGTCTTTACTTTTGTCAAACAGAAAAATTACAGCGTAACACTCCAAATGCAAAAACAACTGCTGTTGGATTATGAAGAAGATATAACAAAGTATGCTGGAGGATTGGATAAAGGAAGAATCTTGGATGTATATAGAAAGATTCCTGCATTTTTAGGAAATGACAACAAGAGATTCAAAATTTCTAAAGTACGAAGAAACGCTAGAAATAGAGAATATGTAGGGGTAGTAGACTGGCTATCAAATGCTGGTATTGTCAATCTTTGTTATTGTATGGAAACACCATCCTTACCATTAGGTGGCAACTATAATCCTGATGCCTACAAGATTTATTTTGGAGATACAGGATTGTTGATTGGTTCATTAGACGATGAAGTTCAGGAGGACCTTCGCTACAATAAGAACTTTAATACTTATAAAGGCGCAATCTATGAAAATGTCGTTGCAGATATGCTTGTCAAACAGGGATATAAATTGTACTTTTATAGAAATGAAAGAAATACGCTTGAAATAGATTTTATGATAAGAGATGCGACTTCATTAATTCCAGTTGAAGTGAAAGCCAATGATCAAGCGACAGCTTCCTTAAACAGATTAATAAAAAGCAATAAATATTCTGATATTCACTTTGGAATAAAACTTGCAAATAAGAATATAGGATTTAATGAACAATTCTATACATTTCCATATTTTCTAGCTTTCTTATTAAAAAGATTTCTAAAAGAGAGAACATAA
- a CDS encoding PRD domain-containing protein has product MKAIKKLNNNVVVCVDGKGRELIAMGKGLGFQSLPREVSLSEIERTFYDFEVSEQNILKDLPADVVLFTASLMDIIKNELPYDLSSNATLVMADHIAFAIERAKQNIVVKMPLLYEVQQMYPLEYKIGKYALKKIKREFEIDLPNDEITGIALNLINSRLKVKDTANKATGLEYEDMLNEVTEIIEQTQRIIIDKDSFDYSRYATHLLYLFQRIRNNKTINSANYILYKDLVDKFPSIEICVSKICHHIEEKWKVQLSEDEKLYLMLHVNRICVRKDCNLQYRA; this is encoded by the coding sequence ATGAAAGCTATAAAAAAGTTAAATAATAATGTTGTGGTATGTGTTGATGGAAAAGGTAGAGAACTAATAGCGATGGGAAAAGGCTTAGGATTTCAATCATTACCAAGAGAAGTATCTTTAAGTGAAATAGAGCGTACCTTTTATGATTTTGAAGTTTCAGAACAAAATATCTTAAAGGATTTACCTGCTGATGTAGTCTTATTTACAGCTAGTCTCATGGATATAATTAAAAATGAACTTCCTTATGATTTAAGTAGTAATGCGACATTAGTGATGGCTGATCATATTGCATTTGCGATAGAAAGAGCAAAACAAAATATTGTTGTAAAGATGCCATTATTATATGAAGTTCAACAAATGTATCCATTAGAATATAAGATTGGAAAATATGCATTAAAGAAAATAAAGAGAGAGTTTGAAATTGATTTGCCTAATGATGAGATAACAGGAATAGCTCTTAATTTAATCAATTCAAGATTAAAAGTTAAAGATACAGCCAATAAAGCAACAGGACTTGAATATGAAGATATGCTTAATGAAGTTACTGAGATTATTGAGCAAACACAACGCATTATTATTGATAAAGATTCTTTTGATTATTCACGTTATGCTACTCATTTATTATATTTATTTCAACGTATTAGAAATAATAAAACAATAAATAGTGCAAATTATATTTTGTATAAAGATTTAGTAGATAAGTTCCCTTCAATTGAAATATGTGTTTCTAAAATATGCCACCATATTGAAGAAAAATGGAAAGTACAATTATCTGAAGATGAAAAATTATATTTAATGTTACACGTTAATAGGATATGTGTAAGAAAGGATTGTAACCTGCAATACAGGGCATGA
- a CDS encoding PTS transporter subunit EIIC, translating to MKDIQKSLGEIVEYIGGMENIANATHCMTRLRLVLKDESLEEKEKLEKVEGVIKVVHAGGQVQVVIGQQVSKVYDELCKMGGFNKTESIEDEPERKKEKLTIKSVANNIMSTLSGCIIPTLPIMIVAGIFKMLVILFGPEQLGWLAEDSDLIVLFEMVGNAGYYFLPFYAAYSSAVKFKVSPMMALLFSGIMLSPNMLGIVEAQKAFTVFGIPMHLTSYVQAVIPIIIIVWIMSYVEKFLKKYIPDMLRIIGVPVLTIVIMLPIGLCILGPACYIIMGWVADGLLWLTANFGLLAAVIVAPLWPFVVLFGMHVPVLTALLPAQMEIGYDMIVYPAMIVGTFTYMGLFLAYALRAKGAEKKSVGWSCFTSMTLANISEPGLYGIILADRKALIYSMIANACGSLVCYLLQAKVYIFAGVGFPFLNPLRFGEDIVKGTIGCLVGLVVALAIGIIFGFQGEDKLNIGKKKLKFEKKKSMYK from the coding sequence ATGAAAGATATTCAAAAATCATTAGGGGAAATTGTAGAGTATATTGGAGGTATGGAGAATATCGCAAATGCTACTCACTGTATGACAAGACTTCGACTCGTATTAAAAGATGAAAGTTTAGAAGAAAAAGAAAAATTAGAAAAAGTAGAAGGTGTTATTAAAGTTGTTCATGCTGGTGGTCAAGTTCAGGTTGTTATTGGGCAACAGGTAAGTAAAGTTTATGATGAATTATGTAAAATGGGTGGTTTTAATAAAACAGAATCCATAGAAGATGAACCTGAAAGGAAAAAGGAAAAACTAACAATTAAATCAGTTGCTAATAATATCATGAGTACTTTAAGTGGATGTATTATTCCAACATTACCTATCATGATAGTAGCCGGTATTTTTAAAATGTTAGTAATCCTTTTTGGACCTGAACAATTAGGATGGTTAGCTGAAGATAGTGACTTAATTGTTTTGTTTGAAATGGTTGGAAATGCTGGTTATTATTTCTTACCATTTTATGCAGCATATAGTTCAGCAGTCAAATTTAAAGTTAGTCCAATGATGGCATTGTTATTTTCTGGGATTATGTTAAGTCCTAATATGTTAGGTATTGTCGAAGCTCAAAAAGCATTTACGGTTTTTGGTATCCCAATGCATTTAACTAGCTATGTTCAAGCAGTTATTCCAATTATTATCATTGTTTGGATCATGTCATATGTGGAAAAATTCTTAAAGAAATATATTCCTGATATGCTTAGAATCATAGGTGTTCCAGTATTAACAATTGTTATTATGCTTCCAATTGGTTTATGTATTTTAGGACCAGCTTGTTATATTATCATGGGTTGGGTTGCTGATGGATTATTATGGTTAACAGCAAATTTTGGATTATTAGCAGCTGTTATTGTTGCTCCATTATGGCCATTTGTTGTTTTATTTGGTATGCATGTTCCAGTTTTAACAGCATTACTTCCTGCTCAAATGGAAATTGGATATGATATGATTGTCTATCCAGCAATGATTGTTGGTACATTTACATATATGGGATTATTCTTGGCTTATGCATTACGTGCAAAAGGAGCAGAAAAGAAAAGTGTTGGATGGAGTTGTTTTACATCAATGACATTAGCCAATATATCTGAACCAGGATTATATGGTATTATTTTGGCTGATCGTAAAGCATTGATTTATTCTATGATTGCAAATGCTTGTGGATCATTAGTATGTTATTTATTACAGGCTAAAGTTTATATTTTTGCTGGGGTAGGTTTCCCATTCTTAAATCCATTACGTTTTGGAGAAGATATTGTAAAAGGAACAATTGGTTGTCTTGTTGGTTTGGTTGTTGCACTTGCTATTGGAATTATCTTTGGTTTCCAAGGTGAAGATAAATTAAATATTGGGAAAAAGAAATTAAAATTTGAAAAAAAGAAATCAATGTATAAATAA
- a CDS encoding DDE-type integrase/transposase/recombinase, translating into MVKIISLIIKFLNIIRKFLFKLECFLLKFLPNDSNPSSTSEVYRRFKVHPLPVIEPEHLPVSFNQAKADYEVRHNKPLKPVFRHADKIYPPKGTVCPHCGATHEYLSYNNGDKRTQIRCKVCEKTFSTQKTYSQQVVRKCPHCGCKLSHIKSRNDFDIYKCTNPKCSHYKNELKKLSKADKAKYRQNPSAFSLHYITRVFNASLDRLEKIQLKIVPSKVDLSRIRNSRHVLGLVLTYYVNYGLSLRKTALILWEVHDIKISHQTIANYAQAASHLLFPWMDNFKHDLNDYQCGDETYVKVLGKKAYVFFMCDVKKKIITSYRIYMKRDTFSAIDAFYSVLRKFSEIPENLEFVVDGNPIYKAAQQYFQLKRIFFKVTQVIGLTNDDPVSMEHRPAKQIIERLNRTFKYSYAVKNGFNSLEGANDFMCLFTTYFNFLRNHTSLGYRPPVKLDCLKKTHNMPSKWNILLDEALNYFIESTMEF; encoded by the coding sequence ATGGTCAAGATTATATCATTAATTATTAAATTTTTAAATATCATTCGTAAATTTTTATTTAAATTAGAATGCTTTCTTTTGAAATTCCTTCCTAATGATTCCAATCCTTCTTCAACCTCTGAGGTTTATAGAAGATTTAAGGTTCATCCTTTGCCTGTCATTGAGCCTGAACATCTTCCCGTATCTTTCAATCAGGCTAAGGCTGATTATGAAGTTAGGCACAACAAACCTTTAAAGCCTGTCTTTAGACACGCTGATAAAATCTATCCTCCAAAGGGAACCGTTTGCCCTCATTGCGGTGCCACTCATGAATATCTTTCCTACAACAACGGTGATAAAAGAACACAGATCAGATGCAAGGTCTGTGAAAAGACTTTCTCTACCCAAAAGACTTATTCTCAGCAGGTTGTAAGAAAATGTCCTCATTGTGGCTGCAAGCTTTCTCATATAAAATCTCGAAATGATTTTGATATTTACAAGTGTACGAATCCAAAGTGCTCTCACTATAAAAACGAACTCAAGAAGCTTTCCAAGGCAGACAAGGCAAAATACAGGCAAAATCCTTCTGCTTTCTCGCTTCATTATATCACTCGTGTCTTCAACGCTTCCTTGGATAGGCTTGAAAAGATTCAGCTTAAAATCGTTCCTTCAAAAGTCGATTTGTCAAGAATCCGCAATTCAAGACATGTCCTTGGTCTTGTTTTGACCTATTACGTGAATTATGGCCTTTCACTCAGAAAAACAGCATTGATTCTATGGGAAGTTCATGACATAAAGATTTCTCATCAGACAATAGCCAATTATGCTCAGGCTGCCAGCCATCTTCTTTTTCCATGGATGGATAATTTCAAGCATGACCTTAACGATTACCAATGTGGCGATGAAACTTATGTCAAGGTTCTAGGCAAGAAAGCCTATGTTTTCTTCATGTGCGATGTCAAGAAGAAGATCATCACTTCCTATAGAATATACATGAAGCGTGATACATTCAGTGCCATTGATGCCTTCTATTCCGTATTAAGAAAATTCAGTGAGATACCTGAAAATCTTGAGTTTGTGGTTGATGGCAATCCCATATACAAGGCTGCACAGCAGTATTTTCAGCTCAAACGTATCTTTTTCAAGGTAACGCAGGTGATTGGGCTTACGAATGATGATCCTGTTTCCATGGAACATCGTCCTGCCAAACAAATCATCGAAAGGCTCAATAGAACATTCAAATATTCATACGCTGTCAAAAATGGCTTCAATTCACTTGAAGGTGCCAATGATTTCATGTGCCTGTTTACGACATATTTCAACTTTCTAAGAAATCATACAAGTCTAGGATACAGACCTCCAGTTAAACTGGATTGTCTTAAAAAGACGCATAATATGCCAAGTAAATGGAACATACTGTTGGATGAAGCATTGAATTACTTCATAGAATCAACCATGGAATTCTAG